A DNA window from Engraulis encrasicolus isolate BLACKSEA-1 chromosome 3, IST_EnEncr_1.0, whole genome shotgun sequence contains the following coding sequences:
- the elmod3 gene encoding ELMO domain-containing protein 3 gives MEGEIILAKHTEGLNGLPQECKQMVDLTNGHSNHKHEMNGVPPGHAIVKEHTNGNSHHKPVPIAALKQNGLLQSLAAGGDQPRTEEVSSEVERAREEWDALESIQPVLPEELAPSPLISFNEALQHFQTTDLAELLKNIQPTVRRTGLAAITHFLFGPPRLHKELLEERDLVFAIAQCSLDNVQPVHMRVLQTIYKKLTGNRNDCPRFGAHWESVGFQGTDPATDLRGTGFLGLMHTLYLVMDPETLPLARDIYKLSQHPVQNFPFSVMSINMTRIALHALREEVLSKECNRRQQVVGVINDFYAATFLHLFQLWKTEQKTISDSGYVLKEVEMFAKKNPKQVLRRLETHLKERRGRIGHRASPDSLTHSNRSPSDRGSTLGGGAQGTKEGKDMNFTGVCDLPADMEGDARLI, from the exons ATGGAAGGGGAGATTATCCTGGCCAAACACACCGAG GGTCTGAATGGGTTGCCTCAAGAATGTAAGCAGATGGTGGACCTCACCAATGGACACTCCAACCACAAACAT GAGATGAATGGAGTGCCTCCGGGCCATGCCATCGTTAAGGAGCACACCAACGGAAACTCCCATCACAAACCCGTGCCA ATTGCTGCGCTGAAGCAGAATGGCCTATTGCAGTCCCTGGCAGCCGGAGGTGATCAGCCCAGGACAGAGG aGGTGAGCTCGGAGGTGGAGAGGGCCAGAGAGGAATGGGATGCCCTTGAGAGCATCCAGCCAG TGCTCCCGGAGGAGCTGGCCCCCTCCCCGCTCATCTCCTTCAACGAAGCCCTGCAGCACTTCCAGACCACAGACCTCGCCGAGCTcctg aAGAACATCCAGCCGACGGTGCGGCGTACGGGTCTGGCGGCCATCACCCACTTCCTGTTTGGCCCACCCCGTCTGCACAAGGAGCTGCTGGAGGAGAGGGACCTGGTCTTCGCCATCGCACAGT GCTCCCTGGACAATGTGCAGCCGGTGCACATGCGCGTGCTGCAGACCATCTACAAGAAGCTGACTGGCAACCGCAACGACTGCCCTCGCTTTGGAGCCCACTGGGAGAGTGTGGGCTTTCAGG GTACGGACCCGGCCACAGACCTGCGAGGCACAGGCTTCCTGGGCCTCATGCATACACTTTACCTGGTCATGGACCCAGAAACACTACCTTTAGCAAGAGACATCTACAAGCTGTCCCAGCACCCAGTGCag AACTTCCCTTTCAGCGTGATGTCCATCAATATGACACGCATTGCCTTGCACGCGCTCAGAGAGGAGGTCTTATCCAA GGAGTGCAACCGACGGCAACAGGTTGTCGGGGTGATAAACGACTTCTACGCTGCCACCTTCCTGCATCTGTTCCAGCTGTGGAAGACGGAGCAGAAGACCATCTCGGACTCGGGCTACGTGCTCAAAG aggtggagATGTTTGCCAAAAAGAACCCCAAGCAGGTCCTGCGGCGCCTGGAAACCCACCTGAAGGAGCGTCGCGGCAGGATAGGCCATCGAGCGTCGCCGGACAGCCTGACGCACAGCAACCGTTCCCCTAGCGACCGGGGCTCCACCCTCGGGGGCGGGGCCCAGGGGACCAAAGAGGGCAAGGACATGAACTTCACCGGGGTCTGCGACCTCCCGGCCGACATGGAGGGAGACGCCAGGCTCATCTAA